One genomic region from Parerythrobacter aestuarii encodes:
- a CDS encoding M48 family metalloprotease, translating to MRFLLHCIALVTALAFTAQPAMAQSILRDAETEALLQDMAAPLVEAAGLEPGNVDIVLINDPSINAFVAGGQVVYIHSGLIDAADSANEVQGVIAHELGHITGGHVIRSADSYRAATNITILSLLLGVAAMAAGAGDAGMAAMMAGQSAAMGKFLAFSRAQESSADAAGAEYLSRAGITGKGSLEFFGKLLNQEFRYGRSQADEAQFTRTHPLSGDRITRLREVYTIDPAWDAPLDRDIEARFQRVKAKLYGYLAEPNFVLRNYPRTQMDVPARYARAYAYHKDAQVERALAEVEGLLATDPDNPYFLELEGQVLLESGRPQEAIPALRKATDLTRNQPLIASLFAHALIATEDQANYAEAEKVLRAAVAKDRYMPFAWYQLGVVYAARGDMARARLATAEQQVMTRQYVLALNSAQIAESALPKGTPDWIRAQDIRLQAEAELERERDRR from the coding sequence ATGCGGTTCCTCCTCCATTGTATTGCGCTGGTAACGGCGCTGGCGTTCACCGCCCAGCCGGCCATGGCGCAATCGATCCTGCGCGACGCCGAGACCGAAGCGTTGCTGCAGGACATGGCCGCCCCGCTGGTCGAGGCTGCCGGGCTGGAGCCGGGCAATGTCGACATCGTGCTGATCAACGACCCGTCGATTAACGCCTTCGTCGCGGGCGGGCAGGTGGTCTACATCCATTCCGGCCTGATCGATGCCGCCGACAGCGCCAATGAAGTGCAGGGCGTGATCGCGCATGAGCTCGGCCACATCACCGGCGGGCATGTGATCCGCAGCGCTGACAGCTATCGCGCGGCGACCAATATCACCATCCTCTCGCTGCTGCTGGGCGTAGCAGCCATGGCCGCCGGCGCCGGAGATGCCGGAATGGCGGCCATGATGGCCGGCCAAAGTGCGGCGATGGGCAAGTTCCTCGCCTTCAGCCGGGCACAGGAAAGCTCGGCCGATGCGGCAGGCGCCGAATATCTCTCCAGGGCCGGGATCACGGGCAAGGGTTCGCTGGAATTCTTCGGCAAGCTGCTCAACCAGGAATTCCGCTATGGCCGCAGCCAGGCCGACGAAGCGCAGTTCACCCGCACCCACCCGCTCTCTGGCGATCGCATCACCCGCCTGCGCGAAGTTTACACTATCGACCCGGCGTGGGATGCCCCGCTTGATCGCGACATCGAGGCGCGATTCCAGCGGGTCAAGGCCAAGCTCTATGGCTATCTCGCCGAACCCAATTTCGTCCTGCGCAACTATCCTCGCACGCAGATGGATGTGCCCGCACGTTATGCCCGGGCCTATGCCTATCACAAGGACGCACAGGTCGAGCGAGCGCTCGCCGAAGTCGAAGGGTTGCTCGCGACCGATCCAGACAATCCCTATTTCCTTGAGCTCGAAGGGCAGGTCCTGCTCGAATCAGGCCGCCCGCAGGAAGCGATCCCGGCGTTGCGCAAGGCGACCGACCTCACCCGCAACCAGCCGCTGATTGCTTCGCTGTTCGCGCATGCGCTGATCGCGACTGAAGACCAGGCCAACTATGCCGAAGCGGAGAAGGTCCTGCGCGCGGCGGTGGCGAAGGATCGCTACATGCCGTTCGCCTGGTATCAACTGGGCGTGGTCTATGCCGCGCGCGGCGACATGGCACGGGCGAGGCTCGCCACTGCCGAACAGCAGGTCATGACGAGGCAATATGTGCTGGCCTTGAACAGCGCGCAGATCGCCGAATCCGCCCTGCCCAAGGGGACACCCGACTGGATCAGGGCGCAGGACATCCGCTTGCAGGCCGAAGCCGAGCTTGAACGCGAGCGTGACCGACGGTAG